CAATCAATTAGGTATCTATATACCAATTACCTTTATAGTATGCCTTTTAATTCAGCTAGTTCAGGGTGGCACAGACTATTCTATAGGTAATTCCATACAGATCAGCATAGAGTTTATATTGTTAATGGTTGTTATAGGTGCATTAAGGGAATGGTTAGGAATTGTGATCCCTTCTATGGCTCTTGCTCCTGGTGCTCTGATAACACTTGGCTTTGTGCTGGCAGTTATATCTGCTATCTATAAAAGTAAGAAAACAGCTTAGAAATTCTTAATTAGAAAGTGGTGATATTGTGAATATTGTATCTATAATAGTAGCTGCTACCCTATCTGAAAATTATGTACTATCAAGACTATTGGGTATATATCCTGTAATT
This region of Xylanivirga thermophila genomic DNA includes:
- a CDS encoding Rnf-Nqr domain containing protein — its product is MARPNTKKTNIALIAAVCTALAATTNIKTGFAVGIATSIVLILTNILMGILKNKAPNNMLILFYIVFSAFFVSITHFIFQAYLPEISNQLGIYIPITFIVCLLIQLVQGGTDYSIGNSIQISIEFILLMVVIGALREWLGIVIPSMALAPGALITLGFVLAVISAIYKSKKTA